The Gossypium hirsutum isolate 1008001.06 chromosome A13, Gossypium_hirsutum_v2.1, whole genome shotgun sequence nucleotide sequence AGATATAATATGGTTATTTATAAATATGgatgaacttgaataaaattttaagtttatattttgaattAGATTAAACTTAAGcaagcataaaatataataatattacatTAAATTTTGCTTAACTCATAAACTCATGAACATAAACACTtctgttttaattattattatttttaacaaaaattattaatttttgttgaaagtaaaaagtattttaatagaATTTATTTCATACAATGTAAATAAACCGCTTAAATGACGTGATAGATTCATATGGTAATACACGTTTATgttagtaaaattaataaatatttatttattttagatagtTTGATGACTAACACAAATTAAGAACGAAAGAGGTAAACCAATAAAATCGAGATTACGAtgtatcatatttattattttgatggtAGGAAAAGTATTTCAGATAACATGATAAAATGATGGGACTGTCTAAAACATGTGAGACCCACCAATTAGCAGCAACTTCCGCCCGTGTGTTGTTGATTTGCTGTAAATGATTGTCATTTTGAAGACGAAAACTAACCGTCTTGATGCAGTTGCGTAGCTTGACAATGTCATTTGGGTCGACAAGGGAGCAGGCCGTTCCATAACCATAACTATAACCATAATCTCCTTTCCTGCATGATATGTGAATGTTGTTTTATCTTGATTAGATCGATTAGATCAAGAATAGGTTAGagtattaatttagaaaatgactttaaatcgattaaattaaaaattgttcgttcaattgaaatttttaaaatttttaatttgaatttgagtTGATGAACCGATAGCTTGACCAATTTTACTTAGACCTGTCTATTGGTTGGATCAGGTCTTGAAAAAATTTTAGACCTTTAGATAGACCCAGGTTTGGTCTGACCCGAAATTTTATCTAAATCTGACctggataaaaatactaaaatttgaaCCTAATCCAGCTCGactcgtattaattttttttataatttttaaaaatatatatataatacatcaacaatactaaaaaattaaaataaatatttcccaacaaattgaaaataaatttaaaaactttgtACATAAATAACACTATGATAGGTTAATAAGTAAATGCCTCTAAAGTtgtagtaaaattaataataaaataagagatataatattcaaacaatgaaataacaacaaaacagtgaaaaaaataaaaaaaggtagtagaaaaataagaaaatagtagattcttttttcttttcgcAAATTCGAGCCGGGCCGGACCGATGCAAAAGATATCTTATCGAAAGCCCAGCCTATTTTCTAAACAGATCatttttttgtctaaacttatTTTTTCAACTTATATTTTTACTCCACTGTACACTTCTCGGATTAACCTTCATAAGCGCAACCTCTATActgttatagttttttttttttaaaaaaccggTTTAAAAAACATtgatatttcaatttaaaacaacATTAggtttattattatatataacgAAAAGCTTAAGCTTAAGCTTAAGAAAGTGATAGACATTGAAGAAGAGATGAAAAGTATGGAGGGAATTCAACACAAAACAGTGAGTGTCAATGGCATCAACATGCACATAGCCGAGAAAGGGGAAGGTCCTTTGATTCTCTTCATCCATGGCTTCCCTGAGCTCTGGTATACATGGCGCCACCAGATCAACGGTTTAGCTGCCCTCGGCTACCGTGCTTTGGCGCCCGACCTCCGTGGTTACGGTGGAACCGATGCGCCGGATTGCGTCGCCGATTACACTTGCTTCCACGCGGTGGGAGACCTCATCGCGCTTCTGGACATGGAGGCGCCGCCGGAGAAGGAGGATAAGGTGTTCGTCGTAGGACACGATTGGGGTGCCATCATTGCTTGGTTCTTGTGCTTGTTTAGGCCGGACAGGGTTAAAGCTTTGTTCACTTTGAGTGCGCCGTTTATTACTTGCGATCCTCGGTTTAAACCGGTCGAGACTTTGGAAGTTCTCCTTGGGAAGGATTATTATATCGTCCGGTTTCAGGTTTGAATATTTCgtctttctttccttttatttttaattattattaaccaAATCtctgttagaaattaaaaaaaaaatcaatcaatttcaGTAAAAATACCATGGAGGCCATTGAACTAAATGTCAAATTGTATTTAGCCccttctataaaaaaaataagtaaattagttccTCCAGACTAAATTAAAGagcaatttaagttttttttaattcattcatttttactattaaaaactgaaatattttaattaatataatattgatattttgaaaacttaaATGTACATATGAGACTTTGGTTGTAGTTTCACCGTACACTCGAAATTTTACTTGTGATTCCTTTGCACACATCTAAAAAAAAGCATAATAACTTATTTAACccctaattttataaaaaaaattattttaacctttcatctaattttttgtttagtttaACTGTTAAATTTTCGAtatttgtcaaatcactccaAAACTGATGAAAAAGTTAATATCTGTTAATTATGTTAAAATGACATACATGTGGATGTCAAGTtagcaattaaataaaattttaaatataacaaattcagaaaatgtataaaaattatataaattttttttaatattttactgaAATCTATCCATATTTGTAAAATGGCTAACTCGAACTTATTTTAGACCtgctcatattttttttaaaaatttattaatattattttaagtttaatatttaataattttatatataattcatttattaaatttatatatatcttaatatttttttaatatttacattataatattatatatcactttagattctttttttattataaattatataatatataaaagaataacataatataatatattagaaaatttaaaaatgggttAGGTTGGGCTAAGATCAAGCCTTGAATGTTAAACTCCGAGTTTGACCTATATTTTAAACAGGTTTTTTtgtcaaatctcatttttcaggcttaatatttttaccaaaacCCTTTCAAATTTCGAATGAACTTTTGGACTTGGGCGAATTAGCCCAACCTATAAACAAATCTAATTTTAAATTAGGTTGGATTTTCGAGTTTACGATTAGACTAATTTGAATGGTTAACTGTTTATGTGAAATCGAATTTGGTCTAGCTTGAATTTAAGTTTATTGGATTGAGTTCTCAAATTCAAGTTATAATCGAGAGGGTAAAACAGTAAATTTGGTGTAGGAACCTGGAGAAATGGAAGCAGAATTTGCAGAGATTAGTCTAAGACGAGCTGTTTTGGAGCTGTTATCATACCGGATACCGGACCCACTTTATTTACGAAAGGGAAATCTATTCGGGCATCCACTGGATTGCCCGGTTAACTTGCCGCCATGGTTGTCGGACCAAGACGCCGATTACTATGCTAACCAGTTCCAGGAAACCGGCATTACCGGTGCCCTCAATTATTACCGTAACATAGATACGTATGTTTTTCTTTCCTTTACCAGTCAGCCAGTCAcctaacaaatttttttattacttaattatgacaagttacaaaatgattatctaattatttgtaaatttcttttttagtcacctaactatgaaaagttacaaaatagtcactcaactattcaagtttatcttctttttttgtcAGCCAACCATCTTGGATTTCTAGGtgtttcaatttttatggttAATCAGCCGGAGATTAAAAAAGACAATTGAATAATTATGtgacaattttgtaacttttcatagttgagtggtcaaaaagaaaaaaaacatagttgggtgactactaaCGTAGATTACCCAATTATTAATTATGGGCTTTTCATGTTAGTTAAAATACGCTCTAAGTCCCTTTACTTTTTCTAGATTTGAAATTCAATCTTTTATTTCAGATTTAGAAAtacaa carries:
- the LOC121212663 gene encoding epoxide hydrolase A, which encodes MKSMEGIQHKTVSVNGINMHIAEKGEGPLILFIHGFPELWYTWRHQINGLAALGYRALAPDLRGYGGTDAPDCVADYTCFHAVGDLIALLDMEAPPEKEDKVFVVGHDWGAIIAWFLCLFRPDRVKALFTLSAPFITCDPRFKPVETLEVLLGKDYYIVRFQEPGEMEAEFAEISLRRAVLELLSYRIPDPLYLRKGNLFGHPLDCPVNLPPWLSDQDADYYANQFQETGITGALNYYRNIDTDWELLAPWWKSQIQVPVKFAMGDHDLVYTMPGVKDYILNGGLKRNVPFLEEALVINGVSHWINEEIPDQINQLLFDFFSKFN